From the genome of Rhinoderma darwinii isolate aRhiDar2 chromosome 1, aRhiDar2.hap1, whole genome shotgun sequence:
aTTTGTTTCTTCCCACCTCAGTTGCATCCATACATTTAGAACCCTGtaattatgggcagctgtgtcatgtgatctcagtctaactaccaaaatagaccatgctctcatgtgtcGATGGAGGGTCACTCTTCCCTGTGAGACTGACTTCCTATGACCTACAGGGTTACATCACCaccaatcaaatccctcctggcatCTCTGAGACCCCTCCCCACCCTCCTTGTTCCCCTGTACGTCACCCCATGaatatagtgctgctgaagagattatTTATTTCCTATCTAAGACCTTATGAACACGACTgtaatggtttttactgtccgcaaacacGGATCCGTAGTCACCCGCAAGTTATCCGCATATACAGCACGGTGTCCGCAATAGGGTCCATAGTGGAATCCGAATttatggatccgcaaaaaaaaaaaaaaaaagaggaaggctgcaaatgatgaagcCAACATACCATTTTCTTTTAACATAgtgtttttcttttgtaaaagtggtcaagaaaaaaaacaacaaaacaatttatctatatttggtatcgccataatgttgacccgcagaataaaaagtTAACATTTCTTTTGTAACGCAATGTGAACGCCTtaaaatcaaaacccaaaaaCCAATGGATACTTTCTTCCTCCTTGACAATTGTGGCGTGCACAGACATCCCTCAGAGGCACTTCTGGCACGTGTCTTATGCTTTATAGTGATCCGGCATTTCTAGTACTTGCCGGTCTTGAAAATAGGGCCAGATGTCTGCCTCTTCCTTCAGACCAGGCCTACTGGAATACATGCAGCCCACGGGACTAGTGCACGCTAGGAACACTCTCCAGTGATCTTCAGATGCCATTCAGGTAAGAAAAGCTTGCCTGGAACCAATCACCGGGAAAGGGATGCTACAATCGGCAGTAGGGAGAAAAAGGAGAGTGACTCCATGCACTCAGTGGTTCCTGGTGGAGTCTTTTGCCGGAAATGTAAGCTCCATACACATGGGAAATACCACTGTTGAAGCTAAGGGGCCTGCAAGTTTTGCAATTCCAAAGAAACCCCATATGCCTCAATGTGtcctatggacaagaaacagAAACTGAGGTAAATGGGAGTGTTACccattttaaagcaatttctggtTTCCTGTCCGGAAGGAGGCGGTCTCTCCCAAGTGCTGTAAAAGCCATAAAGGAatttttttcagtacattatatggtaaattaaatggtgccattaaaaaaagttCCTCGATTCTTGTCTCCAGCCTCATATTAAATATAGAACTATAATGAGGATCTTATATTGACctgatatattgacagtgatgaaaGGGGCTCCTCACAGAGTGGAATCCATGGCAGGTGAGGGGTGTGGGGTGctagctacatgggcactgtgcagGATGCTAGctacatgggcattgtgcagggggctagctacagtgggcactgtggtgctAGCCTTAGCCTATAGCCTTAGGTTTTCTTCACACACAAAAAACAATACATTTAATGTGTTTTTTACATTCACATGTCCCAAAGTGGGAAAATGCCAGCAAAAACACCaacacccagagcatgctgcatttggatgcagtcacacgcggtagattttgttgcaaaaactttctgcaactaaaaaacaggttccattcatctgaatgaaacTTGCAGAAATTAATGCACCTGCTGGAGAAACAATCACATTCAGATTTTcagtctgcaacaaaatctgctacgTGTGACCACAcccttttgaaaaaaatggcattaaaataaaaatatttcatcACGGAGTCCCTCggggaaaaaaaatagaaatagactGCATTAAACATGTCCTATCATTtttctgctgtagagtctgtgcagCTCCTGTAGATAACTGGCTGTGCCGCTGCTCCTAACTGAAAACAGTCAGTCATCTTTTCTTGACGGGCTAATGTAATCTACTCTCCCCCTTCCTTCTttcagtgttaggctgggttcacagagcTTTTTTGTAGGTGGAAATTCCGCCTGTAAAATTAGTTCCGTTTTTTCCTGAGCGTTTTTTTTACAGGGGACGCGGATTTTGACACGGTTTTGAGACGCGGTTTTTTTAAGACATCACTCAGGAAGGCTGAACTTCCCAAGAGGGCTAAAACTCCACACAGTCTTCTCCTAGGCGCCATTTTATACACAGTACTGCTATAGAAAGGAGAAACTGCTACTTTGGACCAAAATGCTGAACAGCGCAGCAGTGTGGCCTTACCACAGCCACGAATAAAGGTGAGGCGTGATGTGCGCCTCCTCATGAAGGTGGTGATCAACGTTGTGCGTCGGCAAGTTTTGACCAACACTTTTTCTACCCTCTATTAGCAAAATTTAGACTAAGCATTCATTCCTGTTCAACACTTTATTTTTCACAGGAGGAAGAACAACGGAGAGAACGGCACCATTGTTATTGGGTACACCCCATTAATGAACTGCAGCCACAGAGGGGAGACATTGGACATCTGTAAGCAGAAATACGATGGTGAGTTTTTCTATTTATTGTAGTTGCAACGGTACAAAAATGTGAACAGGGAGAACTATGATCCTGTCCATTTAACCACTAGATGGCATGATTTATAGCATCCACGGCATCCAGGCCGTTAGCAGGGTTGTGACTAGCACTGTAGCAACCATATCAGCTGCTACGGGGCACACGGCATGAGGGTGCCAGTGCCGTCCTCCAGCACAGGCCCCCCATGCCCGGAGACGCCGCTAGCATCGGATATGGCCACACTAcattgaatagtatctgcgtccttggacgcagatactattgaaaagTATGGTATAGCAGGGaggaatctccctgctctgccataggctagagGCCATGTTTGTAATGCATTCTTTATCATGCGCAGAGACAGAATCCCTGCGCCGGCCAGCGTGATGCCATcaatgcatcacgccggtctatgCCAGGTTCCCGTTGTCGTTGATGTTGTGGATCAGCTTCGTTCatcgcctaggtgagtataatgttttttattttttatttgggtggtgtggctgtatggcgctatctacagtgggtctgtatggcgctatttacaaggggtaggTTGGGTTCACTATCCACAAGTGGGTTGtgacacggtctacaggggggggggctgttatgGCTGTCTGATAGTCGTGAATGGAAAAACTTAATTGAAACTTAAAAATGCTTAATCCATTgtgatttttttctttacagcTATCCTGAGAAGTTTTTAGATTTCATTCGATCGCCTATGAGCGCATTTGCTCGACTGGATGGGACCCTGCAGTGCCATCTGATGCggcaggacaccaccatgagtaGGGCCATCTCTCCAACGGATAGGCTGCTTTTCACATTGCGGtgagtttttaaaaaacaaacaaaacaaaaacatttgctTCTTGACCATCGATTAAATTTGTATGATATTAGTGGGTATGGTGAAGATAGGCTTGTATATACGTGATTGCTCCTTGTACTAATTTtattctctttctcgctctctttttcagatttttggcaACTGGGGAGAGTTACGCATCTCTGCACCTCCAATTCCGGGTTGGTAAATCTAACATCTCcgaaattgtgaggagtacatgccaCGTGATCTGGCAGCACTTACAGCCCATTTACCAAACTGCATAGGTGCCGTCGACAGTAAGCACatacgtgtgcagcagccaccgcactcaggatcacattactccaaattacaagaagtacttttctgtggccctgatggcggtggctgatgcgTCGTATAAGTTTGTTGCTATTGAAGTTGGCGCCTATGGCAGTACTGGGGACTCCCTGGCGCTACTGACATCGACATTCGGACAGCGAATGCTGGTAGATCAGGTGACTCTGCCCCCCCCTAAGacctcttccgggtaccacgcATCCATTCCCTTTAGTCATGGTAGGGGGATGAGGCTTTTCCGCTGATGAACAACCTGCTGCGCCCAAACCCACGAATGGGACTGGATGCCCGGAAGAGAGTCTTCAACATGAGGCTGAGCTgggcacgacgcttcgtggagtgcaccttcGGGATCATGAgtagtaagtggagggtcttcaccTGTGCAATGCAGTTGGATCCAGACACAGTTGACATGGTCATTAAAGATGCCTGTGTGCTCCACAACTATGCTCGGGACTATGACAGTTTGGACATGGCCGTGGAGCAACAGGAAGCTTTTAGCGACCTACCTGGCAATTGTTTTTTTGGCCGTGCATCCAACCGTGCtgtacaggtgagagatgccgTTGCGGACTACTTTATGAGACCCGAAGGTGCCGTACCCCGGCAATTTGAAAGTCTCACCGAAGAGCAGCCTGTCCAGGACGGATGGTTCTCCTCATGGGTCCCATCCAACCTCTCATCAGACAGCCTGCTAGCAACTTTCATCTGCTGGCTTTGTCTCATGTCGATTGTTATTTTGCCTTTAATTTAAAGGCCTTGTATACTTTAATACAATTTTATTTCTGTTGCAATAAAtgtggtgttctttttttcctttacgtTTGAAAGAAggccttgtccacacgtaacggaatttgaTCAGCAATTGTAGCAGAATTTCCTCTGCTCAAAGAACGCTCAACTTCAatacactttccacagcaggaattgacgtgctgcgggccAAAATCTAGACACTGCAGGTCAAGCTCTGCTTTGAATTTTtgtgcagtgtggatgagatttgttaaatctcatccactttgttgctactgtattcagCTGCGCAGTTTCCATCCACAATTCtggccggaaaatacgcagcaattacgctacgtgtggacaaactATGAAGTGCTTGTAACCGATCCTGTGGCTATGTGTGAGTTTCATGTGGTTGGATAATCCATatttaagtgtagctaaacatttaacaagcttctgacatgtcagtgacatCGGTGAAggtttgattagtgggggtccgagcactcagccgcttcgtgtgtgTTTGGCTTTTTAcgtaaatcaatgtatcggaggacaGGCTCAATAaacagtctatgagcccgtactccaatacattggatttccagaaaaagccaaacacagGAAGCGGATGAGTGCTCACAGGAGTACTTCAAATTCTTTGTCTAAGCGATTGGAGGggttctccgtgctcggaccccaccaatcaaaactttacaCATGACACTACCACATGTCAGAAGCTTATAAAAGTGGAGCTAAACTTTTACGTTTAAATTTGTAATCTGAAATGTTATGAACAAATAGTCACAGCTGTTCACTACAGATTACAAATTAAACTAGGGATAAGGCCTTGATAAAACAGGTCAATTAATGCAGCCATATAAGGTATGGTGTCATGGTCAACCCAATTCTTTTATGTCTGACCAGGACATATACCTCatactttgttcacatctgagcagacacaaactgacaccgtcgGAAAAtagaggtttccgtctccatccattgatttcaatcgtgacggagccggtgcctgtggtttacatttgactcttttctgcactGGATCAGTCGTTTGGGCGGAAGCAAAAGCGTAGttaactacgctattgcttccggccaaACGACACGTTCGGTGCACAAAAGAGTCAAACGTAAACCacgggcaacggctccgtcaccattgaaatcaatggtgatggatacgGAAACCTCTGTTTTAcgacggtgtcagtttgtgtctacttagggtcccgttctgacggaaacctcccagagaacgggaccccaacgcagatgtgaacgaaccctAAATAGAGTGGATTAACCCTAATGAGATATGTATCCCTTAAAagtgttttcccatgagggacatttatgacctatcggctagatatgtcatgaatggcagatagatgcgggtctcgcctctgggacccgcatctatctccagaacggagcccttaaccccttagtgaccagcccattttaggccctaatgaccaagctattttattcgttttgctatagtcgcattcaaagagctataacttttttattttttcgtctacatagctgtatgaggacttgttttttgcgggattagttgtactttttaatagcaccatttttgggtacatataatttttttattaactttttttggggggggggggattataaaaaaaacctgaaattccaccattgttctatgtgtttttaaattgacgccgttcactgtgcggcgtaaataacatgttacctttattctatgggtcggtacgattacggcgataccacatttgtagagttttttttatgttttacgacttttgcacaataaaaacacttttgaactaaaattatttgtttttgcatcgttgctttccaagagccgtaacttttttatttttccatcaatatagtgatTTTTTcgactgttttttttgcgggacgaaacgtaattttgattggtactgttttggggtgcatgggacttattgattcatttttattatgacttttctggggggcaatggaaaaaaattgcaatttcgccatcgttttttgcagtttttttttacggtgttcgccttgcggtttaaattacatattaactttattaatggaggcattacggtcgcggcgataccatatatgagtacttttattttatttttacactttactaaataaaaccactttttatggaaaaaaattgatttattttttactgtactttttattaataatctttatttcacattggtgactttcactgaagtgataaatgagtaaaatgtataatttttatttcatagctatctaaaaaacaggggtacaatcaccactgtgaaaagcccaaccgtgtatttaaaaacatattaaacagaatactcccagtcctagttcgtttgcgaaccctttgtgactgggtatgtaaacagagatatcaaaatatggaatcagcgtataacattggtaaagcagtggtttggaccctcgttcacacaggagcctgcgtcaaccgcaccagattctcccaatgtacagatgcacaacaatgccactgccccctacgcaaaattccctcacttcacccgaccctacgcgtttctatacttatcatcaggggtctgtcagtctggccaggatgccagcgatatatcttcagcagcaggtattctactgcacaacacggaagcatgcacgcatagatatcAGCGGCAATTGGTGACTTATTttaatagtcccactaggggactttactgtgcgatcttccgatcgctgctataatgctctggtatacttcgtataccagagcattattgcctgtcagtgtaaatctgacaggcaatctgttaggacgtgcctccggcgcgtgttaacaggcatatgtcgacggcagacctgggggcttttatcaattgcgattgcattcgcgggccgccgatgggtgacagagggagctcactccctctgtaaacaaagttaaatgccgcggtcgctattgacggcggcatttaacgggttaaacggccgcgatcgaagtttacagacagctgagccccggctccagcctgcacggggaaccgtgcaggacttaggctaggcaaacgtgaaaaggcgtcagcctagcctaaggccccttagtgaccgacgtaaaaaggcgtattggtggtcactaaggggttaaataccgtTCAGCCGCTGAATGAGGTATTTTCAAAACTTTCAAAAGGTTTTCTGGTCGTGCGttatgtaaacagcgtaactcgctgagctacgcagtttccttaactccaatagtagtgaatggcagttggagaagcagcatagcatgcgagttacCTTTGATGagacttacgtaaacagcgtagctcagggaGTTACGTtgcttacgtaactcacgaccatataacctttttcatgtacGAAAATTAACCTCATTCAGcagcaacacagagcggctgaacggggtttagcggGTCCCGTTGTGGagacagatagatgcgggtcccagctctgggacgccaccttacatttatgacatatcccgtggatgtatcataaatgtctctcgtgtgaAAACCCCAACAAAATTAACACACAAAAGAAATAGACACACACAATGTACTGAAGaaattaaaatataatttattacaaaacccaaaaaaaaaaaaacagcaatcaaCGGATCCCTTATTACCCACCCACCATAATTTACCCCTATTTCACATATGTCAGCAAACCAAAAACATGTCCACCACCTCCAACAGCTAAACTTTAAATTGTAGTAACGAGGGTGGGTGGAGGGGTTTGAGCAAGTAGGCTGTGGCCCACTGCTGGTAGGGTGGTATGGGTAAAAGGAATGGAAAAATTGGCCACCAGCAGTGGGCAGGGGAGGAGCGGGGTAAGGGGCAGGAGCGGTAAGGGGTTGGCTCTGGGTTGTGGTGGAGACTGCGCCAGAAAGTTGGGCCTGATGGAGCTGTACAGCCTGCCGGAAATGGATGAGAAGTACACTCAGTTCCGGGAGGGCGGGGGCGTTAGGGAAGTCTGCCGCCACGGTGTGACAAAAGGCAATAAAGTGGTCTTGCCTTTCCGTTGGCATCTGGCGGCACGAAGATGCCAACGcgtacccaaaaaaaataaataaatcaaacttGTCGTCGCCGTCCACCCTCTGGATAAGGGACATGGACTCAGTCTGCACAACCAATTGCCTGTTCCTTACCCGTCGGGTCCTTCTACGCCCCCGCCTGGAAGAGTTGCAGGTATGGGGGGCAGGATCACTGACCTGGGTGGCCACAGGGGGGGCATCAAGATGAGAGACCGGCAAGGGTGAGGAGACAGGTGTCTCCTCCCCCAgtggcatgtctgtggccaccaaGTCTCCCGCCAGTTGCTCTTCCCCCTCTGCTTCATGCTGGGTCGATGTTGAAGGAGTGGGTTCCCTCTCCATCTGCTGCTGTTCATCTTGGGTGGCAGGGGCCTCTGGCTCTTGAAAATTGCCTTCAGttctgtgaaaaataaaaaaaacattatgtacCTAGGAAAATTGTTTTGGAAAATTAAAACATAGGCATCAATACTTACGGCCGTTGTCCCCTGCTAGGCAAGATGAACAGCAGGTCATCATGATGAGGGACCTTTGGTCTTTTCACTGGAGAGCCCCCACTCCTCTTGGCCTTCCGCACCACCTTCATGAAGCGGTCCCGCACACTCCTCCACCTTTTTTCACATATTCCCCTGCAAAGACAAAATTGAAGTTCGTTtttaaaatactttaaaaaaaaaaaaaaaaagtgcaattttAAAAAGCAAAGACATACTCACCGTTACGCCTTTTTTGAGCAGGTGAGAGACTAGTCCAGGCCGGGTACAGTGCCTTACATATGTCAAGCCATGCATCTTCACGTGATTATGGTCACTGTACCCGGCTGCGCCTTTGTCCCATAGGCAGGGATGTGACTTGAGCTGTAATAGAATACAATTGAAACGTCAGTTTATTAACTAAATTAACATTGTCCTGCACACACAAGTTATCATCTGCCACTGCGTATGTTCAGATGAAAGGTATTTCatagtggaaaatctgcagcgtacagtagaagcaaagtggatgagatttaaaatctcatccacatgctgcataaaatccACTAATaacgtatgttcacacaggacgcaTACGCTGCCGATAAGGGACAGATTAGGTGACGAAAACCTACAGCTAGGTTTCCAAAACCATACAGTTAAATGGTGAGGAAAACTGCAGCGTAAGGCTCTGTTCCCCTCTGCGTTCGGGcctcgttctgacgttccgtctgagatttccgtcagaacgggaccgtctccatcaccattgatttcaatggtgacggagccagtgcccctggtttccgtttgtctcttttgtgcaccggatcagtcatttgccaaaagcaatagcgtagtcgactacactattgcttccggcaaaatgactGAGACAAACCGAAACCAGGGGCAATggctctgtcaccattgaaatcaatggtgatgcagatggcaacctctggtttccgtcggtgtcagtttgtgtctgcttggGGTCCCGTtcggacggaaacctcagactgaacgtcagaacggggccccaatgcagatgtgaacagagcctaactttcagtttgcctttccgtcgaGGGTATATGGAAACCTCTGTTgggacccctcaacggaaggacaACGCTAGTGTTAACACAGTGTATCTACCCTGTCCGTacaggtaagggcctgttcacatctgcgttggctttccgttgaggggttccgttggaggtttcagtCTTGTGAACCCCTCTACGGAAACTAAAATGGAAACCTtattttccgtttgcatcaccatggatatcaatggtgacggaaacattgctaatggattTAGTTTGTCAGCGttccggaacccctcaacggaaagccaacgctgatgtgaacaggtcctaattttgaagaatgacatttctgctggcATTCCCTGGGGTGGCCAAGGCATATATGCTGTGTACATTATactagccctgtgtgaacatgggctAAACAAATTCTCAAACAAATGTAAAAGCAAACCTAGAAAAAAAGCAtacattaggcttcgttcacatctcacTCTGGGCTCCGTTCATGAATGGACCACCCATGAACCgagtccaaactgaaacaaacgtaagCTAGAGGTttgtgtttgcatcaccattgatttcaatgttggcGGATCGTGTgaaaatggttttcgtttgtctccgttgtgcaggagactgcgctattgattcagtctaaAAAACGTAAGCCTGCCAGAACGATGACAATCGTaaggcattagcgatgtttccgtcaccattgatatcaatggtgatgcaaacggaagctgtggtttccgtttgactttccgttgtggaACCTCCGACGGGACCCCTGAACAGAAATCCAACGCTGATGCGAACAGGCGGAacacttgcacaacagagacaaacgaaaAACATTATCAATGGACccatcatcattgaaatcaacggtgatgcaaacgtaaCCTATAGTttacatttgcctttccgttgaggggtcacACCAACTGAAGGCACtaactgaacccctcaacggaaacacagcgctaatgtgaacaggcccacatgaaAAAATCATTGAATACTCACTTCGTGAATCAGTTTTCCAACATTTAAGTGCATGCGATGGTACGCCTCTTCtgacatttctgttcctgaaatgtaaattacaaaaaaaaagtagtcAAATGAACTgcggcaaagaaaaaaaaacatttgaaaaaacaaaaacaaaaaaaaagccattagcACATCTGTCTACATGTATGGCAGATGTGAGCAGTAATGTActtacttttttaacattttgatggAGGTCTGGAGAAAATTGCAGCTCTTTTCGTCATGGGAGTTCTTCCTCGTTTTCGGCAACTGGAAAATGGCTGCCTCCAGCTAGGATCAGAAATGCCAGCCCCTTTTTTGTGCTGCGCTTGCTGTACTTTGCAGGGGGAAAATACCGCGAGCGTTATGTGACAAAATCACGCGTCAAATAACGCCTCGCCAGCTCGAGATGCTGTTTTTACGTCTCCCATTGAGTCCAATGggtttttggaggcggaaactgcctcatgataggtcatgtcgctccgCCTGAAATAATTGGGAggaattttcggccgttttttgccgcgttttcagacactgtttccacgtcaaaaaaacttgtaaaaaaactcagtgtctaCTCAGCCTTAGAGACACACAGGTAGGGGCGGGGGGGTGGAGGTTGTACACTGCAGATCAGAGAGAGTAGAGGAGGGGGAAAATCACATAGGCTGCCAGTATCAGAGAGTGTAAATACATTCCTCAACAATGAAAttgcaagtacaaggacaagccgtaaggttttgcaaatcgaggaagtagaagatctgcaaattatcaaattttgaggcgtgtgtgggggggggggggcagcttgaAAGCAAAGATTTTTAGcctcatgaaacctcaaaaatcaagtGGTgtaggatgattgtgcgatgcctcctgttcgatgacgtgccagttatcgccacttgtcgcaaacggaGAGGGACTAAATTCTTGAACTGAGAgaacttggtttatcactccggcagatcgctacatgCCTAGGCCGAggggtcagcactgttcaacgttgcgagtCCCGGAGGTTGTGAGAACAACGAACGGGACTGACGGCAAGAGGTGTGCGGAGGTGAATCTCTGCCCAGACGGACCATCTGATTGAAAGAATGgctcgtagtgatccattctgtactgcaagtgaaattggacacatcccaagcctagtttcgacacaaaccatcagaaggtgttttgcatgacattgggctaccAGCCAGAcacccagctacaggtgttccattgactacACGTCAccactcaaaggctatcatggtgcacagcaatagAGGCTGgagtggaggtctatcctcttcagggatcagtcccgcttttgtctcggacacaatgatagccggaaattggtctggagaccacgtgggcaacgccatgaagaggccttcacaaaagAAAGTCACACAGTtcgtactcccgggattatgaggTGGGGAGGCATTATGTACAGTAGCggaac
Proteins encoded in this window:
- the LOC142662571 gene encoding uncharacterized protein LOC142662571; translation: MNSESEFRGTEMSEEAYHRMHLNVGKLIHELKSHPCLWDKGAAGGICEKRWRSVRDRFMKVVRKAKRSGGSPVKRPKVPHHDDLLFILPSRGQRPTEGNFQEPEAPATQDEQQQMEREPTPSTSTQHEAEGEEQLAGDLVATDMPLGEETPVSSPLPVSHLDAPPVATQVSDPAPHTCNSSRRGRRRTRRVRNRQLVVQTESMSLIQRVDGDDKFDLFIFFGYALASSCRQMPTERQDHFIAFCHTVAADFPNAPALPELSVLLIHFRQAVQLHQAQLSGAVSTTTQSQPLTAPAPYPAPPLPTAGGQFFHSFYPYHPTSSGPQPTCSNPSTHPRYYNLKFSCWRWWTCFWFADICEIGVNYGGWVIRDPLIAVFFFLGFITNLNVKV